A single window of Pseudobdellovibrionaceae bacterium DNA harbors:
- the dnaN gene encoding DNA polymerase III subunit beta → MYIEIDKKELLNLIGKTLNIVEKRNTMPVLMNVLLEADGQNLKVFATDLEVSLTDQSPAKVNTPGKVAVSAKALFDIAKELGDGRISLTRKENNWLEIRQGRYQSKIVGISAEEYPVFPTFTGQGFAEIPGPVLREMIDRTVYSVSNDETRYHLNGVYFEQKGDAGYTMVATDGHRLSLIQKKLPAQKLMTQGQGVIIPRKGLNEIKKLLDSLEGPFEVAIEGSQMILRNSNTTLMIRLIEGKYPNYSQFIPQNLKKKITIHRDSFLTSLKRVSLLANQKSKAITLSIADGKMEIASNNPELGDAKEEIEVEYAGQDLRIGFNAKYIQDVLTAMTEEKVDFEINDQLSPGLIRPHNDPAYTCVVMPMRI, encoded by the coding sequence ATGTATATAGAAATAGATAAGAAAGAGCTCCTCAATCTGATCGGGAAGACCCTGAACATCGTGGAGAAAAGAAACACGATGCCCGTTCTGATGAACGTGCTCTTGGAAGCAGATGGTCAGAACCTGAAGGTGTTCGCAACAGATCTTGAGGTCAGCCTCACAGATCAGAGTCCTGCGAAAGTGAACACACCCGGTAAGGTGGCGGTCAGTGCTAAAGCTCTTTTCGATATCGCGAAAGAGTTGGGCGATGGACGTATCTCGCTGACTCGCAAAGAAAACAACTGGCTCGAAATTCGTCAGGGTCGTTACCAATCCAAGATCGTTGGGATCAGCGCCGAAGAGTATCCGGTGTTCCCCACTTTCACCGGACAAGGTTTCGCCGAGATTCCTGGGCCCGTCCTTCGTGAGATGATCGATCGCACGGTGTACAGCGTTTCGAACGACGAAACTCGTTATCACCTGAACGGTGTTTATTTCGAACAAAAAGGCGATGCGGGTTACACGATGGTCGCGACCGACGGTCACCGTTTGAGCCTGATCCAAAAGAAGTTGCCGGCACAAAAGCTCATGACTCAAGGTCAGGGCGTGATCATTCCCCGTAAGGGTTTGAACGAAATCAAAAAATTGCTGGATAGCTTGGAAGGTCCGTTCGAAGTCGCGATCGAAGGTTCGCAGATGATTCTGCGCAACTCGAACACGACGTTGATGATTCGTTTGATCGAAGGGAAATATCCCAACTATTCACAGTTTATTCCACAGAACCTGAAAAAGAAGATCACGATTCATCGCGACTCTTTCCTGACTTCGTTGAAACGCGTTTCGCTTTTGGCGAATCAAAAATCGAAAGCGATCACGCTCTCGATCGCTGACGGCAAAATGGAAATCGCTTCGAACAATCCCGAGCTCGGTGATGCGAAGGAAGAAATCGAAGTCGAATACGCGGGACAAGATCTGCGGATCGGTTTCAACGCGAAGTACATCCAGGATGTGCTGACCGCGATGACCGAAGAAAAAGTCGATTTCGAAATCAACGATCAGCTTTCGCCCGGATTGATCCGTCCGCACAATGATCCCGCCTACACGTGCGTGGTCATGCCCATGCGGATTTGA
- the recF gene encoding DNA replication and repair protein RecF (All proteins in this family for which functions are known are DNA-binding proteins that assist the filamentation of RecA onto DNA for the initiation of recombination or recombinational repair.), whose translation MLKRLRLFDFRNFKEQWVDFSAQTNVFVGDNGQGKSNILEAIYLLLTGESFRPSEVSHYVKWGSEAASLRGLFENDQHEALDVFLKIQNGKKALTVNEKKFTAQDWRRMDPPILFSPESLNAIKGSAEERRALVDELVLNLSPIAHQTHQDFRKALRMRNKILRDHRDARESGIGLGAALEKPVDKTLALLEALNPKFLELAVIVTQQRIEALRKLEPDVNLAMQSVSEGFPAIQLQYWISQQPAIHYSHQDIHNSLQKRLKELQSAELSSGTSLVGPHKHDIVFLFGGNDSRFFCSQGQQRSLILAFKVAQIVYHRKVLKRRPILLLDDVLSELDGAKRKNFVELMKTMESQIVLTTTDYDLPQVFSSTSAESQISLKRVLDGRVTD comes from the coding sequence ATGCTGAAGCGGCTTCGACTCTTTGATTTCAGAAATTTCAAAGAGCAGTGGGTCGATTTCTCGGCGCAGACGAACGTTTTCGTCGGCGACAACGGTCAGGGAAAATCGAACATCCTTGAAGCCATTTATCTTCTGCTGACGGGCGAGTCCTTTCGCCCGTCGGAAGTTTCCCACTACGTGAAATGGGGATCGGAAGCGGCCTCTTTACGGGGCCTTTTCGAAAACGATCAGCACGAAGCCCTCGACGTTTTTTTGAAAATTCAAAACGGCAAAAAAGCACTGACGGTGAATGAAAAGAAGTTCACCGCGCAGGACTGGCGGCGGATGGATCCGCCGATTCTGTTCAGTCCCGAATCTTTGAACGCGATTAAGGGCAGTGCCGAAGAGCGTCGCGCGCTCGTCGACGAACTCGTGCTGAACCTTTCGCCGATCGCCCACCAAACGCACCAGGATTTCCGTAAAGCGCTGCGAATGCGCAACAAGATCCTCCGGGATCACCGGGACGCCCGTGAAAGCGGAATCGGCCTTGGCGCGGCTCTGGAAAAACCTGTGGATAAAACTTTGGCGTTGCTCGAAGCACTGAATCCAAAGTTCTTGGAACTGGCCGTCATTGTGACGCAACAGCGAATTGAAGCTCTTCGCAAACTCGAGCCGGATGTGAATCTGGCGATGCAGAGCGTTTCTGAGGGATTTCCCGCAATTCAGCTCCAGTACTGGATCTCCCAACAGCCCGCGATCCACTATTCCCACCAAGATATCCACAACTCACTGCAGAAAAGACTCAAAGAATTGCAGTCGGCTGAGCTCTCTTCGGGCACAAGTTTGGTGGGTCCGCACAAGCACGACATCGTGTTCCTATTTGGCGGAAACGATTCAAGATTTTTCTGTTCGCAGGGGCAGCAAAGAAGCTTGATTCTGGCTTTCAAAGTCGCTCAGATCGTGTATCATCGGAAGGTTCTCAAAAGGCGTCCCATCCTGCTTCTGGATGACGTTTTATCGGAACTGGATGGCGCGAAACGAAAAAATTTCGTCGAGCTGATGAAGACCATGGAGTCGCAGATCGTGTTGACCACAACCGACTACGATCTTCCCCAAGTTTTCTCGTCCACTTCCGCTGAATCGCAGATCTCGCTCAAGCGAGTTCTGGATGGGCGTGTGACAGACTAG